From a single Desulfitibacter sp. BRH_c19 genomic region:
- a CDS encoding endonuclease III: MKKTEISKILEILENEYPEAKTELEFQTPFQLLIATILSAQSTDVQVNKITRELFSKYPDATAFARAQQSQLEKDIQGVGLFRNKSKSIIETSKILTNKYKGVVPDKMEELIQLPGVGRKTANVVLSNAFNIPAIAVDTHVFRVSNRIGIANSKNPEATEMDLQKNIPREKWSQAHHWLIYHGRRVCHARKPACISCAVAELCRYRKSLNI, translated from the coding sequence TTGAAAAAAACAGAAATATCTAAAATACTAGAAATACTCGAAAATGAATACCCAGAAGCAAAAACGGAACTGGAATTTCAAACTCCATTCCAATTATTAATAGCCACAATACTATCAGCTCAATCAACAGATGTTCAGGTAAACAAAATCACAAGAGAACTATTTAGTAAATATCCTGATGCTACAGCATTTGCTAGGGCACAACAATCTCAGTTAGAAAAGGATATTCAAGGTGTTGGACTTTTTAGAAATAAAAGCAAAAGTATTATCGAAACAAGTAAGATTTTAACGAACAAATATAAGGGCGTAGTTCCTGACAAAATGGAGGAATTAATTCAGCTTCCTGGTGTAGGTAGAAAGACCGCCAATGTCGTTCTTTCCAATGCTTTTAACATACCGGCAATTGCTGTTGATACACATGTTTTTAGAGTATCTAATAGAATAGGCATAGCAAATTCAAAAAATCCTGAAGCTACGGAAATGGATTTACAGAAAAATATCCCCAGGGAAAAATGGTCGCAAGCACACCATTGGTTAATATATCATGGCAGAAGGGTTTGTCATGCAAGGAAACCAGCTTGTATTAGCTGTGCAGTAGCTGAATTGTGTAGATATAGAAAAAGTTTAAATATTTAA
- a CDS encoding phosphodiesterase, with product MLIGVISDTHLPNRAKTIPKQVFDAFQKVDLIIHAGDICKEAVLDELAALAPVKAVSGNMDGWEIYSKYPRKQIIDVKGFKIGITHGDGNSRSTLQRAVEAFKGELVDCIIFGHSHQAYNTFSGDVLLFNPGSPTDRRRSKYFSYGLLNINDIIEAKIVYFR from the coding sequence ATGTTAATAGGTGTAATCTCTGATACCCATCTTCCCAATAGGGCTAAAACAATACCAAAGCAGGTTTTTGATGCCTTTCAAAAGGTAGATCTAATTATACATGCAGGTGATATATGCAAAGAAGCAGTATTAGATGAACTTGCGGCATTAGCACCTGTTAAGGCAGTCTCCGGTAACATGGATGGTTGGGAAATATACAGCAAGTATCCTAGGAAGCAAATTATAGATGTAAAGGGGTTTAAAATTGGAATTACTCATGGAGATGGTAATAGTAGAAGTACTTTGCAAAGAGCAGTTGAAGCCTTTAAAGGGGAGCTAGTAGACTGCATTATATTTGGGCATAGTCATCAAGCATATAATACTTTCAGTGGAGATGTGCTATTATTTAATCCGGGTTCTCCTACAGATAGAAGACGAAGCAAGTATTTTTCTTATGGTTTGCTTAATATTAATGATATAATTGAGGCAAAAATAGTTTACTTTAGATAA
- a CDS encoding spore protein — protein MTLNDNEDKEDLLIQLKMEIVDELGLMEKVQNVGWSGLTAAESGRVGGLMTQRLKQFR, from the coding sequence ATGACACTTAATGATAACGAAGATAAAGAAGATTTACTTATCCAACTGAAAATGGAAATTGTTGATGAACTTGGATTAATGGAAAAGGTACAAAACGTAGGATGGTCCGGCTTAACTGCGGCTGAAAGTGGTAGGGTAGGAGGCTTGATGACACAGAGATTGAAACAATTTAGATAA